The Streptomyces collinus DNA segment TGAGCGGGTCCTCGGTCGGGCCCGTGTCGATCTGGCCGGTGGTCGCGGACCGTTTCCCCACGGAGAAGCTGAAGGCGCCGGAGACGGGGTGGCTGTCGGCGGAGACGACCCGCCAGGCCACGGTGTACGTGCCCTCGGCGAGCTTGCCGGGCAGGCCGATCCGGGCCGTGTCGGAGCGGCCGTCCGCGTGCGTGGCCTCGCCGGTGTGGACCCGGCGCTGGTCGGGGCCGAACACCCGGAAGGAGTCGTCGAGCAGGCCCACGGACTCGGTGAAGGTCAGGGTGACGTGGCGAGGGGCCCTTTGGACGACGGATCCGTCGTCGGGGTCGGTGCTGCGCAGGGCGGCGTGGGCGGAGGCGGGGGCTGCTCCGGCGAGGAGCAGGACCAGCACGGTGCCCAGCAGCACCAGGGCTTGGCAGCGCCGGGGGTGTCCGGCATTGCGATCCTCGTTCCGCCGTTGGTCCACGTGGCTCTCCGGGGTCGGGCTGGACGGCTCCGGTTATGTACGGACGGGATCGGTGTAGCGCTCAACGGGATGGGGGCTAAGGGGCGGGCCGGGACAGTCTCGCGATCCCGGCCGCCTCCGCCGGATAGCGTGCGGTCAGCTCCGCCGCGTCCCCGTGTTCGTAGCCCGCGAAGGTGAAGCCCGGGGCCATCGTGCAGCCGAACAGGGTCCATGAGCCGCCCGCTGCCACCCTGCCGCCCATCCACGTGCCCGCCGGGACCGTGAACTGGACGTGCTGGCCCCGCAGGACGTCCGGTCCGAGCACCACCGTGCGCGTGGTGCCGTCCGGGGCGAGCAGGAGGAGCTCCAGGGGGTCGCCCCGGTAGAAGTGCCAGATCTCGTCGGTCGGCAGGCGGTGGAGGGCGGAGAAGTCGTCCGCCGTCAGGAGCGCCACGATCGCCGTGCCCTCCGGCCTGCCGTCGGGGCGTTCGGGCCCGGCCCAGGTCTGGCGGAACAGGCCGCCCTCGCTCGGGATCGGCTCCAGGCCGTAGTGGGCGATGAGGTCCTCGGGGGTCACCCGGGGAACATTAGCTCCCGGTCGAGGAAGGCGAGCTGGGCCTTCTTCTCCGGCAGGTACACGTCCGGCAGGTCGATCTCCGGCAGGACCACCACCGGGCCCGGAGCGAAGCCGAGTCCGAGGAAACGGGCGACCGCCTTCTCGTTGCGCACGTCCGGGTCGACCACGACCCGCCGGCGGTTCAGTCCGAGCAGGACGTACGCGGCGACGACCGCCACGAGCCGGGCGGTCCAGCCGGGTTGTCCGCCGCCCGGCCCCGCGGGGGCCAGCAGCAGGTGGACTCCGATGTCGCCGGGGCGGACGTCGTAGCACTCGCTGACGCGGTCGGCCTCCGGCTCGTAGGTCTGCAGGAGCGCGACCGGCTCGCCGTCCCGGACGACGAGGTGGGCGTGGTGGGTGTCGAGCGCGGCCATGTGGGCGTAGACGGCGGCGACCTGTTGTTCGGTCAGCTCGGTCATGCCCCAGAAGGCGGCCCGCTCCTCGCCGACCCAGCGGTGGATCACGGCGGCGTCGGCCCCGGGGTCGAGCGGCAGGACGCGGACGGCGCCGAAGCCGTCGACCACCTGCTCGTGGACGGGCGTGCGGGAGGAGTACGGGTCAGACATCGCGTTCCTTCTTCATCTTGGTCCAGTCGGTGACGACCGGGACGAGGTCTCCGGCGAGCCACAGGGGGAGCTGGTCGCGGTGGTGGGGCGAGCCGGGGACGCCCGAGGCTCCGAGCGGGACCACCCAGCGGCTGTCCTCGCGCCGGGCCAGGTCCCAGACGTACCGGGCGGCCGGGCCCCGGGCGGCGCGGTCGGTGAGGCCCGGCACGCCCGAAGTGCACAGCACGCAGTCGTGGTCGCCGGACAGCCCCGGTTCGTCGTACGGCTGCTCCGGCTCCAGCACACGCCAGGGGGCGAGGCGGTGGGTGTCACCCCAGACACCGGCCGGCGGGCGCAGGGCCACTTCCTCGATCGCCGCGCGAACGGCCGCCGGGCGGTCGACGCCGAACAGTTCCCCGGCCCGCAGCAGGTGTTCGAGGGCGAAGCCGACCCGGGGGACGAGGGCCAGCCAGGGCTGGAACACCTCCGGGTACACCGGTGGGGTGGTGAGCGCGGCGAACGCCGGGTGCGCCGCGAGCCGCCGTACGACCGCTGCGCGCACCGCCGCGTACAGGGCCGCGTCGGCGCTGCCGGAGTCCATGCGGCGGTCCCAGCCGAGGAGGCGGTCCCGGAGGACCGAGGCCTCGGGGGTGAGGCCGTCGAGGGCGGCGAGACGGTCCAGGAGGGAGGAGGCGGACGCCAGATGGGTGTCCGTGTGGATCGCGGGCATGTCGGCGGCGGACCAGCGCTCCTTGCCCGCGAGCAGCGCGGCGATGCGGTCGGCGCGGTGCGGCGGGGCGAACTCGACGCCGAGGGGGGCGGCCGGGCCGCGCTGGTTGGCCATGACGGCGACGCCGTCGGTGAGCCCGGCGCGCGGCGTCTCCTGCCAGCCCCGCCACTCGTGGCCGGGCTCCCACGCGGGCACCACCCGCAGGGAGTTGGCCTCCGCGCGCAGCGGCACCCGCCCGGCGACGCGGTGCAGGACGCCGCCCTCGGTGTCGGCGGCCTGGACGACGTTGACCGGCTCGGCCCAGCGGTCGAAGGCCCGGTCCACGTCGGCGACCCGGCGGGCCCGCAGCAGCGGCAGCAGGGCGGCGAAGCCGAGGTCGCCGGTGACGCGGGGCGGGTAGCGCAGGCTGATCGCCACGGGCAGGCCGGAGGGGTCGGCCGGGTCGCCGTCCAGGCCCTCGGGCCCGCCGATGATCACCGGGCCGCGGCCGGTCTCGATCACCTCGGCCTCGACCGGGTCCTCGCCCGCCACCTCGACGGTCTCGGTGTGCCGGGCCGCCCGCCGCCAGACGCCGTCCGGGTCGAGGGCCTCCACCCCGGCGCCGGTGCGCCGCAGACGCTCGCGGTAGAGGTCCTGGTAGTCGGACATGGCGTTGGTGATGGCCCAGGCGACTGTGCCGGTGTGCCCGAAGTGGGCGATGCCGGGGACACCGGGGACGGCCAGGCCCACGACGTCGAACTCCGGGCAGGACAGGTGGATCTGCTGGTACACGCCCGGGTCCTCGATCCAGCGGTGGGGGTCACCGGCGATGACCGCCTGCCCGGTGACGGTCCGCTCGCCGCCGACCAGCCAGCCGTTGCTGCCGGAGGTGCCGGGGCCGTCGGCGGCGAAGAGGCCGATGGCGTCCGCGCCCAGGTGTGCGGCGACCTGCTCGCGCCAGAGCTTGGCCGGGAATCCGGCGAAGAGGATGTGGGTGGCGAGCCAGACGCCGAGCGGGGTCCAGGGCTCCCAGCGGCCGGGGGTGAGACCGGTGCGGGCGAACTCGGGGGCGGTGCCGCCGGCCAGACCTTCGTTGACCCCGTCGACGTACGCGCGCACCCACCGCGCCGTCTCGGGGTCCCGTCTCTCCAGGTCCGCGAAGCAGCGTCGGGCGGTGTCGTCGAGCCGCGCCCGTCTCGCGAACCGGTCCCAGGCCAGGGCGCTCCCGCCGAGGAAGGACGCCGAGGTGCCCTGCGCCCGGTGGCGCTCGACCTCCAGCTGCCAGGCCCGGTCGCGGGCGGTGACGAGGCCCTGGGCGTGGGCGAGTCCGGCCGCGCTGCCCGCGCGCAGATGCGGAATGCCCCAGGCATCACGGTAGATCTCGGTGGTCACGCCGGGTCTCCTCTTTCCTTCGGGTCGGGATTTCTTTAGGTTAGGCTTGCCTAAGTCACAGCTGTGGCCGGAATCGTACGCGAAGGGGCGGAAAAGCGATGGGGCAGGGGCGGGGTTGGGAGGGCGCGGTCCTCAGACTGATGCGCGGCAAGGACTTCGAGTTCACGGTGACGGACGTCGAGGACGTCACCCCGGAGTACCGGCGGCTGCGCTTCACCGACGGCGGTCTGCTCGCCGCCACCGGAGTGCACCCCACCATGTGGGTACGGCTGTGGTTCGACAACGCGGGCAAACCGCACCAGCGGGCCTACACCCTGGTCGACCCGGACGCCGAGGCCGGCACCTTCCAGCTGGAGTTCGCCCTGCACGAGGGGTGCGCCAGCGACTGGGCCAGGGCGGCGAAACCGGGCGACACGATCGAGGCGACCGTCCAGGGCACCGGCTTCGAGCACCCGAGCCCCGCGCCCTCGCACGTCTTCGCCGTCGGCGACCCGGCCTCGCTCCCGGCCATCAACTCCCTCCTGGACGCCCTGGGCTCCGCCCCCGCCACCGTCTGGTTCGAGGGCGGCGACGACGACCTGCCGTTCCGCACCGACCCGGACCGGCACGAGCTGCGCAAGGTGCCGCGCCAGGACTCCGGCGCGCACCTCGTCGACCGGGTGAAGGCGGACCTGCCCGGCCTGCTCCGGGAGACGGCCGACCCGTACGTCTGGATCGCCTGCGACACCGCGACGACCCGTGCCCTCGGGGCGTACGTCCGCAAGGAACTGGGCCTGCCCAGGCAGCGGGTGCACGCGCTGGGGTACTGGCGGGCGACCTGAGCGGCGGCCGGGCCCGCCCCGGGGGATGATCGGGGCATGGACGTCACACTTCACCTCGCCCAGGATCCCGAGGCCGACGCGCTGCTCGGCCGCAGCCCGCTCGCCGCGCTGGTCGGCATGCTGCTGGACCAGCAGGTTCCGATGGAGTGGGCGTTCAAGGGCCCGGCGACGATCGCCCAGCGGCTCGGCGGCGACGACCTGGACGCGCACGAGATCGCCGCGCACGAGCCGGAGGCCTTCGCCGCGCTGCTGTCCCAGAAGCCGGCGGTGCACCGCTACCCGGGCTCCATGGCCAAGCGGATCCAGCAGCTGTGCCAGTACCTCGTCGAGCACTACGACGGCGACGCCGAGGCCGTCTGGAAGGACGCCGGCACCGGCAAGGACCTGCTGAAGCGGCTCGCGGAACTGCCCGGCTTCGGCAAGCAGAAGGCCCAGATCTTCCTCGCCCTCCTCGGCAAGCAGCTCGGGGTGCGGCCCACGGGCTGGCGCGAGGCGGCGGGCTCCTACGGCGAGCCGGACTCGTTCCGCTCGGTCGCCGACATCACCGGCCCCGAATCGCTGGTCAAGGTCCGGGCCCACAAGCAGGAGATGAAGGCAGCGGCCAAGGCGTCCAAGGCGGGCGGAAAGTAGCCGCCGCGCCTCCGGCGGCGGGTAGGACGCGAGCACCGGTCGGCCGGCCCGGGCGGGTGGCCGCCGGCGGTGAAGCGTGGCCGATGCGGGGCGGCTGCACGCCTGGCCCGCCCGAGGGGGGCGCGGGCAAGCGGCGAGCCGCGGCCGCACCGACGCCGCCCTTCCGGCGCTGAGCGCTCGGCCGCCGGCCGCAGGTTCGCCCAGAGCCACCGGCTAGGTCGTGTCCGCAAAGTCCCGTCGTCCGCCCGGAGGGCGGGCCCCGCGGCGTCTGGTGCGTGCTCTCGGTGCGCCGGGCGGAGTCCCTCGTACTGGATGTACTTGGGGCTTCGTCCGGTGCGGCGAGAGTGCGTGCCAGGCGTCGCGGGGCAGGCGGGACTTTGCGGACACGGCCTAGCAGCGGGCACGCGAGACGGCGGCGTCGGCCCGCAGCCGGAACGTCCGCCATAGCCGGATACGGGCATCGAACTCCTGGCCGCCCGAAGCCACCCGCGAGCAGGCTGCGGCCAAGGGACACGGGCCTCGGGCCGCTGACCCGAGGTCACCAGGCCACCGGCAAGCAGGGCATCGAGTCCTGGCCCACAGGGCCCCCGAGCAGCAGCATGCACCCCGGGCACCCGCACCGGCCCCGACACGTCGGTGTCATTCGGCCGGCCCGGCTCAGGTGGCAGCTGCCTGCGGTGCGAACCCAGCATGAACCATGAGCGAGCCACCCGACGGCTCCCCCAGGAGCCCGGAGCACGACGCCTCCGACATACGACGCCCCGCACCCTCGGACCCGCGCCGCGGGGAAGCGGGAGGCGTGAGGACCCGGTGTCCCGGCACCACCCGGCTCCTCACCGGCTTGGGCCGAGCGAGCGGATCTCGCGGACTGCGGGATGAGCCGCGCGGACCGCGGGGGGAATGACGTCCCGTGGCCCCCGAACCGCAGCCGGAACCCCGCGGCCCCCGCCGGCACATCTGGCTGCGGGTGCTCGTCCTGCTGCTCGCCCTGCTCGTACCGGGCGCCCACGCCGAGGCCATGACGGGACCGACGGCGACCGTCTCCGGCGAGAGCACCACCGTCGAGTGCGACCTCCTCGACACGGCCCTGCGCCCACCGGCCCGGGGCGTCCGCCGCACCGCCGCTCCGCCGGCCCCCGCCCCGCTCCCCGGGCCCGCCCACACCGCACGGCTCCCCCTGCCCGTCCCGGCGGACCCGCCGTACGACCCCCGTCCCCTGCGTTCCGAGGTCCTGCGCTGCTGACCAGACCGGCCCGGCCCCGGTCCGTCCGTCCCGCACGGAACCAGAACGACGAGGAACGACGAGGAACCCAGCCATGCTCCAGGACCCGTACGCGGTCATGCGCGCCCTCCTGCGCGCGGAAGCCGCCCGCAGCGCCCCCAAGCCCCATCCTCACCCCCACTCCCCCTCCCAGCCGGACTCCCGGAAGCCGCCGCAGCCCCCGGAGGGGAAGGGACAGGGGCAGAAGCAGGGGCAGGGAAGAGATCGCGGCTGACGCAACCCGCGCGGCGGAGGCGCGCACGCCTCCGCCGCCCCCATCGACTCCGCCCCGTGGCACACCGCCTCCGCCGCGCGGCCGCCTACCGCCTGCGCCGGCCCGAACGCCGTGCCGTGCCGAACAGTGATCGGGTGATCTCCCGGCCGATCTGTGTCCCCACCGACCGGGCCAGCGACCTGAAGACGCCGCTCTCGGCCACCCGCTCCGCCATGGACTGCTGTTCCTCGGCCCGCCCACCCCGCCCGGGGGCGGCGTCCAGCATCTCGTCGGGCCCCTTGGCCCCCCGACCCCGCTCCAGCCGCTCGTACGCCGACTCCCGGTCCACGGCGCGGGCGTACCGCTCGTACAGCGGCGACCCGGCCACGGCCCGCTCCAGGGCGTCCTGCCCGAGCGGGCCCATCAGGGACTCGGGCGCCCGCAGCCGGGTCGCGGCGACGGGAGTCGGCGCGCCCTTCTCGCTCAGCACCGTCACGACCGCCTCGCCCGTCCCCAGGTTGGTCAGCACCTCTTCGAGGTCGTAGGGCGACTTGGGGAAGGTCTTCACCGTGGCGTTCAGGGCCTTCTGGTCGTCGGGCGTGAAGGCCCGCAGCGCGTGCTGGACGCGGTTGCCGAGCTGGGCGAGGACGTCGGCGGGAACGTCCTTCGGGGTCTGCGTCACGAAGAAGACCCCGACCCCTTTCGAGCGAATCAGGCGCACGGTCTGCGTGAGCGACTCCAGGAACGCCTCGGAGGCGTCGTCGAAGAGCAGGTGCGCCTCGTCCAGGAAGAACACCAGGCGCGGCTTGTCGACGTCGCCCAGCTCGGGCAGGTCGTGGAAGAGATCGGCGAGCAGCCACATCAGAAAGGTCGAGAACAGCTGCGGCCGCTCCTGTACGGCGCTCAGCTCCAGGACGGAGACCACGCCCCGCCCGTCCTCCGCGGTCCGCAGCAGCTCACCCGTGTCGAACTCCGGCTCCCCGAAGAACCCGGACGCGCCCTGCGCCTCGAAGGCGGTGAGGGACCGCAGGATCACCCCGGCCGTGGCCGCCGACAGACCGCCGACGGTCTTCAGCTCCGACTTGCCCTCGTCCGAGGTCAGGAAGGTCACGACCGCCCTGAGGTCCTTGAGGTCGATCAGTTCCAGACCCTTGCTGTCGGCGTAGTGGAAGACCAGCGCGAGGGACTGCTCCTG contains these protein-coding regions:
- a CDS encoding cupin domain-containing protein, which translates into the protein MTPEDLIAHYGLEPIPSEGGLFRQTWAGPERPDGRPEGTAIVALLTADDFSALHRLPTDEIWHFYRGDPLELLLLAPDGTTRTVVLGPDVLRGQHVQFTVPAGTWMGGRVAAGGSWTLFGCTMAPGFTFAGYEHGDAAELTARYPAEAAGIARLSRPAP
- a CDS encoding GNAT family N-acetyltransferase, translated to MSDPYSSRTPVHEQVVDGFGAVRVLPLDPGADAAVIHRWVGEERAAFWGMTELTEQQVAAVYAHMAALDTHHAHLVVRDGEPVALLQTYEPEADRVSECYDVRPGDIGVHLLLAPAGPGGGQPGWTARLVAVVAAYVLLGLNRRRVVVDPDVRNEKAVARFLGLGFAPGPVVVLPEIDLPDVYLPEKKAQLAFLDRELMFPG
- a CDS encoding penicillin acylase family protein, whose amino-acid sequence is MTTEIYRDAWGIPHLRAGSAAGLAHAQGLVTARDRAWQLEVERHRAQGTSASFLGGSALAWDRFARRARLDDTARRCFADLERRDPETARWVRAYVDGVNEGLAGGTAPEFARTGLTPGRWEPWTPLGVWLATHILFAGFPAKLWREQVAAHLGADAIGLFAADGPGTSGSNGWLVGGERTVTGQAVIAGDPHRWIEDPGVYQQIHLSCPEFDVVGLAVPGVPGIAHFGHTGTVAWAITNAMSDYQDLYRERLRRTGAGVEALDPDGVWRRAARHTETVEVAGEDPVEAEVIETGRGPVIIGGPEGLDGDPADPSGLPVAISLRYPPRVTGDLGFAALLPLLRARRVADVDRAFDRWAEPVNVVQAADTEGGVLHRVAGRVPLRAEANSLRVVPAWEPGHEWRGWQETPRAGLTDGVAVMANQRGPAAPLGVEFAPPHRADRIAALLAGKERWSAADMPAIHTDTHLASASSLLDRLAALDGLTPEASVLRDRLLGWDRRMDSGSADAALYAAVRAAVVRRLAAHPAFAALTTPPVYPEVFQPWLALVPRVGFALEHLLRAGELFGVDRPAAVRAAIEEVALRPPAGVWGDTHRLAPWRVLEPEQPYDEPGLSGDHDCVLCTSGVPGLTDRAARGPAARYVWDLARREDSRWVVPLGASGVPGSPHHRDQLPLWLAGDLVPVVTDWTKMKKERDV
- a CDS encoding siderophore-interacting protein; translated protein: MGQGRGWEGAVLRLMRGKDFEFTVTDVEDVTPEYRRLRFTDGGLLAATGVHPTMWVRLWFDNAGKPHQRAYTLVDPDAEAGTFQLEFALHEGCASDWARAAKPGDTIEATVQGTGFEHPSPAPSHVFAVGDPASLPAINSLLDALGSAPATVWFEGGDDDLPFRTDPDRHELRKVPRQDSGAHLVDRVKADLPGLLRETADPYVWIACDTATTRALGAYVRKELGLPRQRVHALGYWRAT
- a CDS encoding HhH-GPD-type base excision DNA repair protein, whose translation is MDVTLHLAQDPEADALLGRSPLAALVGMLLDQQVPMEWAFKGPATIAQRLGGDDLDAHEIAAHEPEAFAALLSQKPAVHRYPGSMAKRIQQLCQYLVEHYDGDAEAVWKDAGTGKDLLKRLAELPGFGKQKAQIFLALLGKQLGVRPTGWREAAGSYGEPDSFRSVADITGPESLVKVRAHKQEMKAAAKASKAGGK
- a CDS encoding helicase HerA-like domain-containing protein, which gives rise to MPDRETMPSASAPEVSARAAALPQEALRIASGYAFSGPALHLGALLWDGQCLPDAQVRVPLAMLNRHGLVAGATGTGKTKTLQLIAEQLSAQGVPVFLADIKGDLSGIAAPGHPDTRVEGRAADVHQRWTATGFPAEYYALGGIGRGIPVRATVTGFGPLLLSKVLRLNRTQEQSLALVFHYADSKGLELIDLKDLRAVVTFLTSDEGKSELKTVGGLSAATAGVILRSLTAFEAQGASGFFGEPEFDTGELLRTAEDGRGVVSVLELSAVQERPQLFSTFLMWLLADLFHDLPELGDVDKPRLVFFLDEAHLLFDDASEAFLESLTQTVRLIRSKGVGVFFVTQTPKDVPADVLAQLGNRVQHALRAFTPDDQKALNATVKTFPKSPYDLEEVLTNLGTGEAVVTVLSEKGAPTPVAATRLRAPESLMGPLGQDALERAVAGSPLYERYARAVDRESAYERLERGRGAKGPDEMLDAAPGRGGRAEEQQSMAERVAESGVFRSLARSVGTQIGREITRSLFGTARRSGRRRR